The sequence TTGTCGGGCGGCGGCAGGGCGGACGCCGGGTCCACCGGTTGCGCGGACAGCGTCTCGGACCGCCAGCACGTGGCGTTGTACGGGTTGTTCGGGTCGGTCAGGTGGGCGGCCGGGTGGCGGCGCTTGGGCTGCGAGTCGTCGCACGTGTGACAGACGCCCTGGGACGTGGGGCCCGGCTCGCAGTACCGCTCGGGGCCGTTGACGCCGCACGTGCTGGTCGCCTCCACGTGACCGCCGTAAGCGGCGTTGACGAAGTCGGGCACGCACCGGCGGGCCCGGTCGCCGTCGTAGCACAGGTCCGTCGACGCGTCCGActggtcggcggcggcggcgggcgaCCACGAGACGATCGCGAGACACGCGACGACGGCGACGCACACCATCATCGCCATGTGATTTTTATTCGTTTCTCGCGGCGTTCCTCTCTCTCGCGCGCGCGTATACAACGCTGTCGGTGTTGTCGTGTAGTGACGGAGACTATATACTCGCGAATTCAGCGGGACACCCGAAGAGCACAGCCCATTTAACCgatatatcgttattatactgtctgtagatattattatattttacgtatttttacgCGCAGTTGGCCGGACGCCAGCCGTACATTCCCCCCGCGCACGGGGTGGCCGTGGTGGTTATAAGTAGGTAGTATAATTTACGTGcactatatatgataataatatatagtcaatcgtatacgttaatattatacgaagagcggcggcggcggcggcggcggcggcggtataTAAATCGCGATGCACACACTCGAAACACTGTTGTACGCACGCACGCACATGCACtgcggtatattataatattgtacacggcCGTTCTGCTTGTGTTCTCGTTGCACGCGCGCGGACCACGACGGTGATACACGGGACCGGAGACTGACTGACTGCCGCGATCTCGGGCGGCAGACACGGTGCCGCGCGTCTAGCGCGCGCGGCCGGGGCGGAGCGGGACTCGTGCGCTCCAATCGGGTGGAAAATGGTCCGCTGTAGTGGGGCTGCTGCCGGCCGGTCGTCGCGCGGCCGGCGGGAGAGGTGATATTGGCAATCGGGCAAATCTGCCGTTCggttataggtaggtaggtaggtgccTATACTTCTTCTGCTTCCGATTCTGCCTCTGCtctacaatattatgttcatatgcCGCTTTTTCTTCGTTTCCTTGAAAACGTGTACAACATTATCGTTTTATGTATATGCCTGTGCAATGTATTTACACGTAATGGTATACGTACATAGTGTTGAGAGACGCGACCCGACTGCAGAACCGACTGAATCGCGCGAATCAAACGTGCAGACTTTGTGAAAATAAAGAgatgatacaaatatttaaaaaacaacgaCGTCGTTATTGGCATGATTTGTCGAAATCAGTAAGCTTGCGCGCACAATTATTTCTGCTGTGTTTAGTGGTGTAGACACCTTATCAGTGTGCATGCGACtacaatcattaataattatttattttgtaatttgtacaaTCCCTGATgaataattgatatttgatttttttatacttaataaatacaaattttaaaaatatgtctttttagctatatagtattgtattcAATAATGTTGTCCTCCATTTGATATTGTATCTATTTAAACATGTCGTATCAATGCTGCAATATTTAATAAGACCTTAATGAAATCGAATAATGGagagaaaatataataagcacTATATAGTGACAGCTAACGCCTGTATACGACATTTCAGTACTTAAATTAtgcgaaattaataaattaaaggatttaatattagtccaaatacatacctacattattactTTACAAGAATAACTCgtgttatttacttttattgaaaataattttaatagtgtttttaatattttacaagcgGTTATTCGTTATTCGCgttaaacatacaaaatataatttgttgaaaattgaaaagttATACATTGTTAAAATGTACGTAAAGGTTTAAACTACATAGGTACCGATTTTACATAATGTCATTATTCGATTgtctttaaagtaatttaaaatagttgtcAGAAGTATAATTTGTGCATGCAGAAGTTTCTTAATTGTTCTCAAACAATAACAATGACATAAAACTGTGACCAACTTTCgacacttataataaattaataatataaatattgtatttgtacataaaatatatgaattaaaataaccgCTTAGCTTTTAATCATTGAGCGTTGAGTTTTGgttggtatataatttaaattattttcgctgaattatttaactttgttgtttgaacaatatttcttattaaatattaaccttATAtccattacctatatataactatttactaactagataattttattcgtattatttattacgtctGTCTtgcatattaaattaagttcttacacaatattgtcaatattatattatcgtcagATAGGTACTTCTGATACATCCTACtcattaggtataattattataatattattattttaaattagaaatgtattaatatatatattatcattgattataaataacgatttataatcattgatattatatatactatataataatatggtgtgaTTTAGTGCATAAATTATTGCTTATGTTGGGCAACTAAATTTTCTGAGAATATACGATATGTCGATTTTACTAAGTACGGTGCTGCAGCAGCATAAGGGCATTACCATAACAATTACAGGTAATTTTACCTGGTCCAGGCTTGGAACAACGACTGCAACGCGTCGACGACGAATGTTcggaaaacataaaatactacGCTATACCGCCGACCACCGTGGATCACATGTACATAGTCCGTAGAGCGTCGTCCGCTGTGTAATGTAGGCTAAATCATATAGATCCTATTGATgacgacataatattaataagttgatCGATACAGTTATCGATacactttattaaataaatactgtataaagtttaaaaaaaatgccgGTAGCATTTAAAGCAgtaattagtttttttctaatcatcaaaattcttaatttttcaaaagtttatCTATATAGGTAGCCGATATTTTGAGATTTAAGatcttgtttattttataatattatttatacctttattgtatgtatacaagAATGTCTGACTATACACAATACGACACACACTACAGTAGCTGTACCTACCTAGTTCATAATGTATGTTACCATAGATGACATTGTATAGTTACAGCAACAGGTTACGATTTCAAAATCATTGTAAACGCATGAATATAgttgtttttatgataatttagttaattcAAATCCATTTCACTAACATTGTTTATCTCAGGTATATAGTTTTAGCCAgaacctaaaatattttatctaatatttcattttttaaatatctcaaggattaaattataacaaaaccaATTACCGTAAACAcgtacatattttgattttgtacaATCGTTAAGTTGTAACTACAGTTATAATTCTAACACATAACACATATTGTTATCTTGTgctaattttagtttaaaatgtgtaaatatataaatatattacactctTAACACAATAAATCTACAAAACTAGGTACATGTACTGCGCTTAACTAATCATAATAGaacatatgattatattattatatatttaatctaaggaaaaaaaataaacagatagttgtaaaataaattttaacaataaaaaaacgtataatcTTCAAaaagtatatctatatataggaTAGGTACTTACTTACGTACGTAATAACTACCACCctaaaatttacttaatatctaagttgatatatattatttgtttacaattcacaggttttaaaacaaatatggaaaaatttgatttttgtatcAATTCAACTtttgtcaattatttatattttatttttatagattaatacgtacattataatctatacatatgGCACAAtaactgaaattattattttaaaagtaaaaaataaataataatgattaatgacataggtgtatgtttaataatttaaagttcggttcgacccatcactaatAGATACATATCATACTATCATCAAATCcgattcatattaaatttaagctaTATGTGAGTAAACTTACTAAAATCGAATTGACAATTAGAACTAATAAAAATAGTggtcacaaaataataaaatttagtttcaaATGTTATCTTTTAATGATTGCTCTTTTTCATCTCTGCAGAACATTATTACTTCAATGTCGTGTGTCTATATATGCACATAGATACCATGATAATTTAAGATacctcatttttattaatttagaaagTATTTAacgatacatttaaaaaaataaatcgtaaatacTACTCTATTACAcagtgatttttaaaaaatactcacTAATAGAAATCAATACTAGATTTTATTAAACGTTCCTTCTAATAACAATCTaacatatttagataaaaaaaaatattttttcctctaACCCTTAAGGCTTAAATgttaaacaaacaatatttttgaaaaacacaattattaagtatataagcTGTGAGtgtgtaatttatacataataacattggtagtatatctatattatatcatttatatcctATGGGTAATTCATAAATACAACTATGCTGTCTAAaactataagtttttaaaaatatatgtatataatagatataagatAGGTATCTACACATAATACCTCCTCTAGTTGCGTCATGTATGGGCGGAAgagtataagtaaaaaaaaatataacgagaCTATAGGAATATCATTTATGAAACAATTTTACTAATAGATAATTAAAGACGTTTATAATTAGGGCGTATCAATTTATTGGTGACTTCATACTTTAAAATGTGAtgtaacattgaaaaaaaataacacacaaaTTTTTACAATAGATAACATTATtcttaagaaatataaataaaaattaaatctaaacatACTCatagttataacatatttttaacacataaacaaattaataattcaattcatttttataaaccatCTAATGccctaaatacaaaataaaaataaatacctataggcCGCAGTTATGTCACCtagacataatatgtacatatattatttatagagattatatatactatatatagagtatacctatattctatatattatacaacaaaaaagtCAAATCGATTACCGCTTAAAATGACTAAATGTGTGTATTACTTAATGtagtaatacaaattttatttttatttaacaacgtttttttttttatttcctacgGAATTGACATAACtgtttatacaaacataattccatagtaaatattttaaatccacCGTAAacctaacattattattgtctattgataaCATTGCttactattttactaatttacaaCTTAATTCCGAAAATATGAATGCAACATAATATGaccattcaaaaaaaaaaacatgacatCATGCAATTTCTAAAGTACCTAAGtagatattgttaattataatacgtaacaAGAGATTACAATAATTTCAATGTGAAgtatgaagtatataatatattattatagtacatttgtatattaaaagtgACAAATTAAGACTGTTGAAACAAAAAATTTGGAATAttgttaatcatttattattatacatgcgtATACATTAATACTAGGTGATGTGACAGACCTAAAAtcacttaaaattttatattatttcaaatacttcTTAAATTTGCCACCTAAacctactaatttattaatgtaaattgttaaaaaccgaaatattttatcaagtacCTACTACTAATGAtcctattcaaaatatttatagtttgtagatagatattcattaatttttttattacgttaaatatataggaaaaatattaaatttaaagtttaaaaattaatataatatatatatatatatatatactaattactagCTGTCCCCGTGCACTTCATAGCCCTTACAAAATTCACACGCgttaagtttggttgcctaTAATACTAACAATGCAATTAATAGTAGTTGTTTttcaaaaagttagtgtcatgaaaccctgatcTTTAGATTaagttaatgattattatttaccattattaacattaatttatttaatttaagcttatacttcataaacactataaatcatgcttttatatgataattttgactcatattacattTAGCGTaaggataaaaactatttttggttttctgaatTGGTGTATAAATGATATCTCTgacatacctattaattttacataactgCCCCGCCTACAGTTGCATTTTTAGCTGTAAACCCGCGGGCCGcacaatatgtatatgtatatttataggtatacaatttatacaatttacacagtttacacgtttattttaattaatagataacTCACTAACTCAGAAGTTTTTAACTTAGACAAATGCTATTGCGATAGTAACCTTCACCGTGATATACTCtttcgttaaaataaaatcaagaagATCTGATAAGTAGTTCCAAAGTTTATCCTGTACAAAGATTTTCATTTCACATTTATATTGTTAGATGTgtgtataaaattgaaaaaataattatgttttgaataatttttttttaatgttgattcTAAGgattctgaaataaaaatataaaattaaatgtgttcTACATAACTCAGAAAAGAAGTTAATAAATTCATACCTACATTCAAAATGGTAATCGGACTTCAGAAAATACTTAATCTTAATAGTGTTCTAATGGCCAAACCTTCTAGTTATTGGTCTAAAACCACATATATAGCTTTCCAAGGTTAGGTAGATGGTTTTAATTAAACAGAATAATTGAGAAATTGATAAATAAGATCATAATATAGACAAGTCCATTTAAGTTTGTCTTTAAcggataatattgaaattaaaaattaataaatgagtaGTACCTACCTCATAAGTAACAACGagcaactttaaaaatataatccaaaACACACGATTATAAATGGGCCGCAACAATAATCATTAGTGCTTATGATTTTATACCCTAAAAAGCctccaaatatattttacaaaaatgaaacTACTAAAGTACTAAGTATAATGCAttggatttttttgtattttaaataggtaatttatttttaaagtaggtacttatcTTAATTTTATCCTATTATcttgaagaaaaaaattgtttcgatTTTGTTAAcctgttatataaattattatatagataagatCTACGCCCGCAGGTTGCATATTATagcattttacatttatttaataaattaatataataattaattataatttaatattgttctatacttctatagtattacttttataaaacaattacttGCTACTAAGGAGGTATATATTAAATGGACGTTATATCCATATGTGTAGTCTCTAtatcttactaacgtacatcatagcaaCATTGCgttcagcagatcacgttttatgttttagctttaatattggaATCAATTTACcttttatcaaacttaaaagtaagaatatatCTAGGACAAtatgtcatatgcttttattaatattgtcattttaaagttagttatagctatatataaaatattacaactttaaaatgttcttaaCTCACTCTTATATAAAGtttgcgaaaaaaaattaaaacattatttttatttatttatgaaaatttacaaatagTGCATGCGCCATGCTCCGCAACAATAAGTAAGTAcctaagaacatttttaatatacttacctataatctatacaataaataaacaattaggtatataatttttatttaaggttAAGGTCGATAAGGACAATCATTTAGTGATAAAACTCATATgtgataaaaagaaatatttgtttaaggcttaaatttaacactttcttggtaggtaggtactacaataattattataggtatattagacattattataaatttataaaagtaataagtatgatataattattataatttagaagttTCTAACTCTAGTCAAATCGTGTAAGGTGACGCCGTTGCACGGTTCTAGGACCAATTATTTTAAGTGCTCATCTCTTTcttcagaatattattttactcacacattcaaaataaatcatgaaaactaatctaaaaattgttcataatattacaaaaaaattctaaatgatgaatattgataaatgataataatatgataaattgtattacctatattaaattgttaaatttaaatttcttgatTCTTGGTTGTCCAATCAAAATACGTTTTATGTCAAATTTTATcgtataaattaagttaaaagttcTCCTGCATACATAGATTTACAACACTGCCCTAGTTAATGATTTTGATACGTTGATTtattctgttaaaataatattgtttcttataaattataatatacctatatcttaAATCtgtgtatgataaattattattaatttatgagtaacgcatactaaaatattttaagtttatatatttttttatcacttgtAAGCCATACCATATATttggcaaaaatatttttctgtttttttttgggGAAGAGGGCTGTTTAAGTGaataattacatattgtaaattaataaaatgggAGTTGTGAAGAATTCGGTTAAATGTAGTTGGTACTAATGGTACTTATTAGTCCTATTGATATTatcttgtatataaatacataatcaaattgataaattacattaaatgcataattaatgttaatcatgtacctaatatttaattattatttaatattaggtgTTTAACCTTTGCGCTTGAgctaacaatattttacattagtagctacaattgtgtataatatgcgtTATTGCGTATAGGTATACTAGTATagctataatactaaataattattttgctagaatgacattttttttatggtataaaattataaaattgtactcAACTGTCAAAAAgaattgattaaaattgtttttgaaaatagaaTAGATATTAGGGTACAAGCACTACAAgcttaagaggacgtcgcacccgcatgggttgtctccgtcttacccACGTATGACACTATATAtgtgtctatatatattatatgatactataatatataagtattattattgttactatcatttttattaatattatattataaattataatattatattacttattctaatttttgaatattagcaatgatattcaaacattttgtcAAATTTTTGTCAACTTCATACTGAGCTAGAGTCTTTTTGATTCGTTGGTCTAATtgtatataagttttttttcttcttttgccTTCCATATTTAAGTAACTGCGTTCATataataaatcagaattttCAGCCTCTTTTTTTAGACAGTGATACAAATCATTAAAAGTTGGCTGtggcttatttaatattttatttaatttactgttCCATCcctcaacaatattatttgttctatGTCTTCTTTGATAACAATTCCATACACTTCTTGAAATAATCGGGTTTTCCAGccactgttcaataaaataatcataaaatatttgaagctTGTCATTATCAGGTGTAttggtcataataataatccaaCCTTTGTCAATGTCATCAATTGGAATATGAGCTAAGGCAGAACACATTCTAACGTGTAATCTAATATCTGCATCATCTTTATAATTACTCGCTAAACCTATATTTTGAACTTTTCTCCAAAGCGATTGATTAAAATGGAAGTTGCAACCATATATTTCGGCATTTgggaatatttgttttattgattgAATAGTTGAAATTTCAAAATCCAATGTAAATGATTCAGGATTAAAATTTGGAATGTGTGCTTTTATCATCGAAAATAAACGctcataaacaatttttgttttattaggaagtaaaatatatattacaggaattatatttatttcgtcATTTGTAGACCCAATATCAATATGAACAGTATAAACTTGATAAAATTGTTTGCTAGAGCTTTTAAAAGTGCCATCCACAAAACAAGTTTTTCCTTCAGAAGCAATTTGTCTACCTTTACTTGAACATAAGCCTATAATTCTATCTTCTTTTCCGTCATCAAATAATACAAACTCAGAATCACTAGGTATGATAATATCTTCCCTTAATTTAGGATCCAACGAATTTCCAAGCGATTTCCTACGTATACGATTTAATGTCGTTTTTACAGACGAGTAAACTGGAATTTCGGTCACTAAATCTAATCCCTGATCTATTAATGGTGTAAACTCTTCACGAAAAATTTGAGCGGCAGAATTTGATGAATCACGTACGCGTTTTTttgcaatattgtatttttttttaacttcaatttttgcCGAGTCATATTTACATTGATGAatagtaacatttaaaatagtattacctGTTGTTTTTAATCTTCCTGTGCATTTTTCTCTctttttttcattcaaacatACCCAGGTTGTAACATTTACATTATTGGTTCGATACCTCCTATATTGGTAACCATTGTGTACTGCTAAAGCTTTTCCTTTAGTAGTTTCCAAAATTTCTAAAGAATCGTTcattttaataacactataatataccgACTATACGAACTCTACAAAGGTGTATACTATACTAAAGAC is a genomic window of Rhopalosiphum padi isolate XX-2018 chromosome 4, ASM2088224v1, whole genome shotgun sequence containing:
- the LOC132928713 gene encoding uncharacterized protein LOC132928713, translating into MNDSLEILETTKGKALAVHNGYQYRRYRTNNVNVTTWVCLNEKKREKCTGRLKTTGNTILNVTIHQCKYDSAKIEVKKKYNIAKKRVRDSSNSAAQIFREEFTPLIDQGLDLVTEIPVYSSVKTTLNRIRRKSLGNSLDPKLREDIIIPSDSEFVLFDDGKEDRIIGLCSSKGRQIASEGKTCFVDGTFKSSSKQFYQVYTVHIDIGSTNDEINIIPRLFSMIKAHIPNFNPESFTLDFEISTIQSIKQIFPNAEIYGCNFHFNQSLWRKVQNIGLASNYKDDADIRLHVRMCSALAHIPIDDIDKVAGKPDYFKKCMELLSKKT